The Manihot esculenta cultivar AM560-2 chromosome 11, M.esculenta_v8, whole genome shotgun sequence genome includes a region encoding these proteins:
- the LOC110625879 gene encoding transcription factor bHLH63: protein MNRALLPEMLNTSMTVLERQRARFKWQQEQQQQQLQQQQESFFGDLSRVFHLQQNQLQGFQGDLGEVVTRSVKPDPAFVDNGWPDLVGFEPCGYGNNNNNGSGFGVNYAISRTSSCPPAVAEATLDAAVLAKGTEPVVSENLSSGIGRESLMKKRKVDKLQSNPKVVAEDGSRDKKIKGCAEDGESKIKEKNNNKSGTTSKNSNKENSAETSKDNSKVTEVQKPEYIHVRARRGQATDSHSLAERVRREKISERMKYLQDLVPGCNKITGKAGMLDEIINYVQSLQRQVEFLSMKLAAVNPRLDFNIDNLFSKEAFPACATNFPAIGVSSDMTNPAYLQLNLMQQQQQQQQQQLVTCCGLEMGINPPDMGLRRTISAPISIPEIFIESSCFTQIQPSSTWDAELQNLYNVAFDQGRTTSFPTQPFTGTIEASNLKMEM, encoded by the exons ATGAATAGAGCATTGTTGCCGGAGATGTTGAACACCAGCATGACTGTGCTTGAGAGACAAAGGGCTCGCTTTAAATGGCAACAAgaacagcagcagcagcagctgcaGCAACAGCAAGAGAGTTTTTTTGGTGATTTGAGCAGGGTATTTCATTTGCAGCAAAATCAGCTTCAGGGGTTTCAGGGTGATCTAGGTGAGGTCGTAACTCGGTCTGTGAAGCCTGACCCTGCTTTCGTGGATAATGGTTGGCCTGATTTGGTGGGGTTTGAACCTTGTGGATATggcaataataataacaatgggTCCGGTTTTGGTGTCAATTATGCTATCTCTAGGACTTCTAGCTGCCCGCCTGCTGTGGCGGAGGCTACATTGGATGCTGCTGTTCTGGCCAAAGGAACAGAGCCTGTTGTATCAGAGAATTTGAGTTCTGGAATTGGCAGAGAGAGTTTGATGAAGAAGAGAAAAGTTGATAAATTACAGAGCAACCCTAAG gttgTTGCAGAAGATGGCAGTAGGGACAAAAAGATCAAAGGATGTGCAGAGGATGGAGAGTCAAAGATCAAAGAGAAAAATAACAACAAAAGCGGTACCACCAGCAAAAACAGTaacaaagaaaattcagcagAGACTTCAAAGGACAATTCTAAAGTAACTGAGGTTCAGAAGCCAGAGTACATTCATGTCCGGGCACGCAGGGGCCAAGCCACTGACAGCCATAGCTTAGCTGAAAGA GTAAGGAGGGAAAAAATCAGTGAGAGAATGAAGTATCTGCAAGATTTGGTGCCAGGATGCAACAAAATCACAGGAAAAGCAGGCATGCTTGATGAAATCATTAACTATGTTCAATCTCTTCAACGACAAGTAGAG TTCTTGTCGATGAAACTGGCTGCTGTCAATCCAAGGCTTGACTTTAACATTGACAACTTATTTTCCAAAGAG GCATTTCCAGCTTGTGCAACCAATTTTCCAGCAATTGGGGTGTCTTCTGATATGACTAATCCTGCCTACCTTCAGCTTAATCTaatgcagcagcagcagcagcagcaacagcAACAGCTAGTGACATGCTGTGGATTGGAGATGGGGATAAATCCTCCTGATATGGGACTCAGAAGAACTATCAGCGCTCCTATATCAATCCCTGAAATATTTATTGAATCTTCTTGCTTCACT CAAATCCAGCCCTCATCAACTTGGGATGCTGAACTGCAAAATCTTTACAATGTAGCATTTGATCAAGGAAGAACGACATCCTTCCCAACTCAGCCATTTACAG GCACCATTGAAGCTAGCAATCTGAAGATGGAGATGTGA